Below is a genomic region from Deinococcus aquaedulcis.
CCGCCAGTCCCACCGCTGCCACCGCGACGGCCCCCAGCGCGCCCACGATGACCTGGTTCACGAAGGTCAACACCAGCTGAATGACCATCTCCAGACTGACAGGAATGGCGAGGTCAGCGATCTGCCGCGCCGGGCTCTTGATCGATTCAGAAGGGGACGGATTCAGGGCGGCTCCGGCAGACATGCCGCCCACCTTACACCGCGCTCGCCCGGGGCTGGTCAGCCAAATGGCACATTGACCGGCAGGGGCGTGGAGTCGCCACCTTTGCCTTGCATTTGAAAGATATTGACGGCGTTTTCTTGACACTCATCAGGAGAGCCGCCAGAATGCCGGAAGCGAGGCCCCTTCTGCCATGACCCCTGATTCCAGCGCCGCCCCCGCCCCCCTGATTCCCGCCACGGGCTGGGCTATCATTGATTCCACCCTGCGCGAAGGCGAGCAGTTTGCGCGCGGCAACTTCAAAACCGACGACAAGGTCGAGATCGCCCGCGCGCTGGACGCCTTCGGCGTGGAGTTCATCGAGGTCACCACGCCGATGGTGAGTGCCCAGACCCACGCCGACATCCGCAAGCTGACGGGCCTGGGTCTGAAGGCCAAATTCCTGACCCATGTGCGCTGCCACATGGACGATGTGCAGCGCGCTGTGGATACCGGCGTGGACGGCCTGGACCTGCTGTTTGGCACCAGTTCGTTCCTGCGCGAATTCAGTCACGGCAAGAACATTGCCCAGATTATTGAGGCGGCGCAGGAGGTCATCAGCTGGATCAAGACCAACCACCCCGCGCTGCAAATCCGCTTTTCCGCCGAGGACACCTTCCGCTCCGAGGAAGCCGACCTGATGGCGGTCTACCGCGCCGTGTCCGACCTGGGCGTGCACCGGGTGGGCTTGGCCGACACCGTGGGGGTCGCCACGCCCCGGCAGGTGTACACGCTGGTGCGCGAGGTGCGCAAGGTGATTCACCCGGACTGCGGCATTGAATTCCACGGCCACAACGACACCGGCTGCGCGGTCAGCAACGCCTACGAGGCCGTGGAAGCCGGGGCCACGCACATTGACACCACCATCCTGGGCATTGGCGAGCGCAACGGGATCACGCCGCTGGGGGGCTTTCTGGCCCGCATGTTCACCTTTGATCCCCAGGGCCTGATCGACAAGTACAACCTGGACCTGCTGCCTGAACTGGACGCCATGATCGCGCGGATGGTGGGCCTGCCGATTCCGTGGAATAACTACCTGACCGGTGAGTTCGCCTACAACCACAAGGCGGGCATGCACCTGA
It encodes:
- the lysS gene encoding homocitrate synthase; the protein is MTPDSSAAPAPLIPATGWAIIDSTLREGEQFARGNFKTDDKVEIARALDAFGVEFIEVTTPMVSAQTHADIRKLTGLGLKAKFLTHVRCHMDDVQRAVDTGVDGLDLLFGTSSFLREFSHGKNIAQIIEAAQEVISWIKTNHPALQIRFSAEDTFRSEEADLMAVYRAVSDLGVHRVGLADTVGVATPRQVYTLVREVRKVIHPDCGIEFHGHNDTGCAVSNAYEAVEAGATHIDTTILGIGERNGITPLGGFLARMFTFDPQGLIDKYNLDLLPELDAMIARMVGLPIPWNNYLTGEFAYNHKAGMHLKAIYLNPGAYEAIPPGVFGVGRRIQAASKVTGKHAIAYKARELGLHYGEDALRRVTDHIKALAEHGELDDEHLEHVLREWVSA